Below is a window of Clostridium sp. JN-1 DNA.
TTAAAGAGAAATTGTGGGTGGTGGAAACAATTAGGGCCTTATTGTGAATGGAGCTTTTGAATGATAAGAAGAGAGTAGGACTTATGTCAAAAAGGGTGGAACCGCGGAAAAAGCTTTCGTCCCTTAAGATTAGGTTCTTTTTTTTATATAATTTAAGGAGGTATTAGTAATGAAAAATGAAAAAAGTATGGATAAAGTAGTAGCCTTATGTAAAAGTAGAGGTTTTGTATACCCTGGGTCAGATATATATGGAGGTCTTGCAAATACATGGGATTATGGTCCTATGGGAGTTGAACTAAAAAATAATGTAAAAAAGGCATGGTGGCAGAAGTTTGTTCATGAAAGCAAATATAATGTTGGAATAGATGCTGCTATTTTAATGAATAAAGAAGTATGGGTTGCATCAGGCCATGTTGGAAACTTTTCAGATCCACTTATGGATTGTAAGGAATGCAAATCAAGATTTAGAGCAGATAAACTAGTAGAAAAACACATGACTGAAAGTGGAATAGAAGAGGCTAGTGCAGATGGCTGGAGTAATGAAAAATTAAAAAAGTATATCGATGATAATAATATCAACTGTCCTAGTTGTGGTAAACACAATTTTACAGATATAAGGCAATTTAATCTTATGTTTAAAACTTTTCAAGGTGTAACGGAAGATTCTAAATCCGAGACATTTTTAAGACCTGAAACTGCACAAGGCATATTTGTAAATTTTAAGAATGTTCAAAGAACAACAAGAAAGAAAATCCCATTTGGTATAGCTCAGATAGGAAAATCTTTTAGAAATGAGATAACTCCAGGAAACTTTACTTTTAGAACTAGGGAATTTGAACAAATGGAATTAGAGTTTTTCTGCAAACCAGGAACAGATTTAGAATGGCATGATTACTGGAAAAAGCATACTTGGAATTTCTTACTAAGGCTTGGAATAGATGAAAAAAATATAAGATTTAGAGATCATAAAAAAGAAGAATTATCTCACTATAGTAAAGCAACTTCTGACATTGAGTATCTGTTCCCATTTGGCTGGGGAGAATTATGGGGAGTTGCAGATAGAACTGATTATGATTTAAGGCAGCATCAAGAGCATTCTGGAAAAGATATGACTTATCTTGATCCAGTTACTAATGAAAGATATATACCATATTGTATAGAGCCATCAGTTGGAGCTGATAGAATTGTTCTTGCATTTTTAGTAGATGCTTATAATGAAGAAGAGTTAGAAAATGGAGATACAAGAACAGTATTACACCTGCATCCAGCTATAGCTCCATTTAAAGCAGCAGTACTTCCTCTTACTAAGAAGTTATCTGAAAAAGCTTCAGAAATTTATGATCAACTTAGACGT
It encodes the following:
- a CDS encoding glycine--tRNA ligase, producing the protein MKNEKSMDKVVALCKSRGFVYPGSDIYGGLANTWDYGPMGVELKNNVKKAWWQKFVHESKYNVGIDAAILMNKEVWVASGHVGNFSDPLMDCKECKSRFRADKLVEKHMTESGIEEASADGWSNEKLKKYIDDNNINCPSCGKHNFTDIRQFNLMFKTFQGVTEDSKSETFLRPETAQGIFVNFKNVQRTTRKKIPFGIAQIGKSFRNEITPGNFTFRTREFEQMELEFFCKPGTDLEWHDYWKKHTWNFLLRLGIDEKNIRFRDHKKEELSHYSKATSDIEYLFPFGWGELWGVADRTDYDLRQHQEHSGKDMTYLDPVTNERYIPYCIEPSVGADRIVLAFLVDAYNEEELENGDTRTVLHLHPAIAPFKAAVLPLTKKLSEKASEIYDQLRRDFSVDYDEAGSIGKRYRREDEAGTPYCITVDFDTLEDNTVTVRDRDTMEQFRIKIDEIKGFLKEKVEF